The following proteins are co-located in the Dyadobacter chenwenxiniae genome:
- the rpsN gene encoding 30S ribosomal protein S14, with product MAKESVKARERKREALVAKFAEKRTKLKAAGDWVGLDKLPRNSSAVRLHNRCKITGRPRGYMRKFGISRVCFRDMASDGKIPGVTKSSW from the coding sequence ATGGCAAAAGAATCAGTTAAAGCACGGGAGAGAAAGAGAGAAGCCTTAGTAGCTAAGTTTGCTGAAAAGCGTACAAAATTAAAAGCTGCGGGTGACTGGGTTGGTTTAGATAAATTACCACGTAACTCTTCTGCTGTACGTTTGCATAATAGATGCAAAATCACGGGAAGGCCTCGGGGTTATATGCGCAAATTCGGAATTTCAAGAGTTTGTTTCCGGGATATGGCTTCTGACGGCAAGATTCCGGGTGTTACAAAATCAAGTTGGTAA
- the rplE gene encoding 50S ribosomal protein L5 → MAQPRLKEKYVSEVVSQLKDKFQYKSVMQVPRLTKIVINKGIGAAVADKKLVDTGVEELSQITGQKAIATISKKAVSNFKLRENMPIGAKVTLRGDRMYEFLDRLTAIAMPRVRDFKGISDKGFDGRGNYTFGVKEQIIFPEISIEKVNKITGMDITFVTSTNSDEESYELLKALGMPFTNANKQG, encoded by the coding sequence ATGGCACAGCCGAGATTAAAAGAAAAGTATGTAAGCGAAGTTGTTTCGCAACTGAAAGATAAATTTCAGTACAAGTCAGTAATGCAAGTTCCCCGTTTGACAAAGATTGTTATCAATAAGGGAATTGGTGCAGCAGTAGCTGACAAGAAATTGGTTGATACTGGTGTAGAAGAATTGAGCCAGATCACTGGTCAAAAAGCCATCGCAACGATTTCCAAGAAAGCGGTTTCTAACTTCAAGTTGCGTGAAAACATGCCGATTGGAGCAAAGGTAACACTTCGTGGCGATCGCATGTATGAGTTCCTTGATCGTTTGACTGCGATTGCAATGCCCCGGGTTAGAGATTTCAAAGGTATCAGTGACAAAGGATTTGACGGACGCGGAAATTATACTTTCGGTGTTAAAGAGCAAATCATTTTCCCTGAGATTAGTATAGAAAAGGTGAATAAAATCACCGGGATGGATATCACATTCGTTACTTCAACTAATTCTGACGAAGAGAGTTATGAATTGTTGAAGGCACTGGGTATGCCGTTTACAAATGCGAACAAACAAGGATAA
- the rplX gene encoding 50S ribosomal protein L24: MESKNKKAPAKLHIRSGDTVKVISGNAKGETGVIKKVDIEKLRAVVEGVNMITKHVKPNAQTPQGSIEKREGAIHISNLMVVDPKTGEATRTGRKADDKGKLQRFSKKTGNIL; the protein is encoded by the coding sequence ATGGAAAGCAAAAATAAAAAAGCACCAGCTAAGTTGCACATTCGCAGCGGAGATACTGTAAAGGTAATCTCAGGCAATGCAAAAGGTGAAACTGGTGTTATCAAGAAGGTGGATATTGAAAAGCTTAGAGCTGTTGTTGAAGGTGTAAACATGATCACAAAACATGTTAAGCCAAATGCACAAACTCCACAAGGAAGCATTGAAAAGCGTGAAGGTGCAATACACATTAGTAACCTAATGGTGGTTGATCCTAAAACTGGCGAAGCGACCAGAACTGGTCGCAAAGCTGATGACAAAGGTAAGCTTCAGCGTTTTTCGAAAAAGACAGGAAATATTTTGTAA
- the rpsH gene encoding 30S ribosomal protein S8 yields the protein MLTDPIADYLTRLRNAIKAKHRVVEIPASNIKKEITKVLFDKGYIQSYKFDEVGPQGVIKIALKYNPVTKQSAIVKLERVSKPGLRKYSGSSTLPRVLGGLGTVIISTSKGVMTDKEAKTLNVGGEVLCFVY from the coding sequence ATGTTAACGGATCCCATAGCAGATTATCTGACGAGACTCAGAAACGCTATCAAAGCGAAGCACAGGGTTGTTGAGATACCTGCATCCAACATAAAAAAAGAAATAACTAAAGTACTTTTTGATAAAGGGTATATTCAGAGTTATAAATTTGACGAAGTAGGTCCTCAGGGTGTAATCAAAATAGCTTTGAAATATAATCCTGTGACAAAGCAATCTGCAATTGTGAAATTGGAGAGGGTTAGTAAGCCTGGACTTCGTAAATATTCAGGTTCATCAACATTACCACGCGTATTGGGTGGTTTAGGAACTGTTATCATCTCAACCTCAAAAGGTGTTATGACTGACAAAGAAGCTAAAACGCTTAATGTTGGCGGGGAAGTGTTATGTTTCGTGTATTAA
- the rplP gene encoding 50S ribosomal protein L16, with translation MLQPKRTKFRKQQKGKGSYNGLATRGHEIAFGSFAIKALEPGWLTARQIEAARISVTRAMKREGQVWIRVFPDKPITKKPAEVRMGKGKGAPEYWVAPVKPGTIIFEATGVTLDTANEALRLAAQKLPIKTKFVVRRDYQEAN, from the coding sequence ATGTTACAGCCGAAAAGGACAAAATTTCGCAAGCAACAAAAAGGCAAGGGCTCATACAATGGTTTGGCTACTCGCGGACATGAAATCGCATTTGGTTCTTTTGCTATCAAAGCGCTTGAACCAGGTTGGTTGACTGCTCGTCAAATCGAAGCTGCACGTATTTCAGTAACTCGTGCTATGAAACGTGAAGGCCAAGTATGGATTCGTGTTTTCCCTGACAAGCCAATTACCAAGAAGCCAGCGGAAGTTCGTATGGGTAAAGGTAAAGGAGCTCCTGAATATTGGGTTGCACCGGTCAAGCCAGGAACAATCATCTTCGAAGCAACTGGTGTTACTTTGGATACCGCTAACGAAGCATTGCGTTTGGCTGCACAAAAGTTGCCAATCAAAACGAAGTTCGTTGTACGTCGGGATTATCAAGAAGCGAATTAA
- the rpmC gene encoding 50S ribosomal protein L29, translating into MTSQEIKDLSQDQLKEQIAQERERLLRLKFAHAISPIENPLRIRTSRKEIAKLLTELSAKSNQQ; encoded by the coding sequence ATGACTAGTCAAGAAATTAAGGATCTGTCGCAGGATCAGCTAAAAGAGCAAATTGCTCAGGAGCGGGAGCGCTTATTGCGATTGAAATTCGCACATGCGATTTCACCCATTGAAAACCCTTTGCGTATTCGTACCTCGCGTAAGGAAATTGCAAAACTCTTAACCGAGCTGTCGGCTAAAAGTAACCAACAGTAA
- the rpsE gene encoding 30S ribosomal protein S5 codes for MSTNTKPSKVNESDLKERVVAINRVAKVVKGGRRFSFSAIVVVGDGNGVVGYGLGKANEVTDAIAKGIDDAKKNLIQIPMLKHTVPHQMEGKFSGGFVLIKPAAPGTGVLAGGPMRAVLESAGIKDVLAKSKGSSNPHNVIKATIDALLKMRAPHQVAFQRGVKLDKVFNG; via the coding sequence ATGTCTACAAATACAAAACCTTCAAAGGTTAACGAATCGGACTTGAAAGAACGCGTAGTAGCGATCAATCGGGTAGCAAAAGTAGTAAAAGGTGGTCGTCGTTTTAGTTTTTCGGCTATCGTAGTGGTAGGAGATGGAAATGGTGTAGTTGGATACGGGCTTGGAAAAGCTAATGAAGTAACTGACGCAATTGCCAAAGGAATCGATGACGCAAAGAAAAATTTGATTCAGATTCCGATGCTGAAACATACAGTTCCTCACCAAATGGAAGGTAAGTTCAGCGGTGGATTTGTGCTTATCAAACCTGCTGCGCCTGGAACAGGTGTACTTGCTGGTGGTCCAATGCGTGCTGTACTGGAAAGTGCTGGAATTAAAGATGTACTTGCGAAATCCAAAGGCTCATCTAACCCACACAACGTAATCAAAGCTACAATTGATGCTCTTCTGAAAATGAGAGCTCCACATCAGGTGGCATTCCAGAGAGGCGTTAAATTAGATAAAGTATTTAACGGATAA
- the rplR gene encoding 50S ribosomal protein L18: protein MATAKADRRQRLKYHIRKKVKGSAERPRLSVFRSNTSIYAQIIDDISGVTLASASSVDLGGRKENSNVESALQVGKKIAEKAQEAGIQTVVFDRNGYLYHGKVKALAEGAREGGLKF, encoded by the coding sequence ATGGCTACCGCAAAAGCAGATAGAAGACAACGCCTTAAATATCACATTCGTAAGAAGGTGAAAGGTAGTGCAGAGCGTCCGAGATTATCGGTTTTCCGTTCTAACACGAGTATTTACGCGCAAATTATAGATGATATCAGTGGTGTTACACTTGCAAGTGCATCATCGGTTGATCTTGGCGGAAGAAAAGAAAATTCTAATGTCGAGTCAGCTCTTCAGGTTGGTAAAAAAATAGCTGAGAAAGCGCAAGAGGCGGGTATCCAAACTGTCGTTTTTGACAGAAATGGATATTTGTACCATGGTAAAGTAAAAGCATTGGCCGAAGGAGCTCGTGAGGGTGGCCTGAAATTCTAA
- the rplF gene encoding 50S ribosomal protein L6 gives MSRIGNKIIVLPAGVSVSVAEGNVVSVKGPKGTLHQTVDSDISVEIEGSELKVSRPTEQKRHKALHGLYRSLINNMVIGVDAGYKKELEIIGVGYKASAANNVLELQLGYSHNIFMAIPQEIKLTTTSEKGQNPKVILEGIDKELIGSVAAKIKSLRKVEPYKGKGIRFVGEVVRRKAGKSASKK, from the coding sequence ATGTCACGTATAGGAAATAAAATTATCGTTTTGCCAGCAGGTGTTTCTGTATCAGTTGCAGAAGGTAATGTAGTGTCGGTAAAAGGACCTAAGGGAACGCTTCATCAAACAGTTGATAGCGACATCAGTGTTGAAATTGAAGGTAGCGAACTGAAAGTTAGTCGCCCTACTGAGCAGAAGCGTCACAAAGCACTTCATGGGTTGTACAGATCTTTGATCAATAATATGGTGATCGGAGTGGATGCAGGGTATAAGAAGGAGTTAGAAATTATTGGTGTGGGTTACAAGGCAAGTGCGGCAAATAATGTGCTCGAATTGCAGTTGGGATATTCTCACAATATTTTTATGGCTATTCCGCAGGAAATTAAGCTTACAACGACTTCTGAAAAGGGACAGAACCCTAAGGTTATTTTAGAAGGCATCGACAAGGAGCTGATTGGATCAGTTGCTGCGAAAATCAAATCATTGCGTAAGGTTGAACCTTACAAAGGAAAAGGGATTCGTTTTGTTGGTGAGGTTGTTCGTCGTAAGGCTGGAAAATCTGCTTCTAAAAAGTAG
- the rpsQ gene encoding 30S ribosomal protein S17, producing MEATERNLRKERVGKVVSNKMEKSCVITVERKVKHAKYGKFMTKTTKLMVHDETNQVGIGDTIRVMETRPLSKNKRWRLIEILEKAK from the coding sequence ATGGAGGCAACAGAAAGAAATTTACGTAAAGAAAGAGTTGGCAAAGTAGTGAGCAACAAAATGGAGAAATCCTGCGTGATCACTGTGGAGCGTAAAGTGAAGCATGCCAAGTATGGTAAGTTTATGACTAAAACTACCAAACTTATGGTGCATGACGAAACCAATCAGGTTGGCATCGGTGATACGATCCGCGTGATGGAAACACGTCCGCTTAGTAAGAACAAGCGTTGGAGATTAATAGAAATCCTTGAAAAAGCTAAGTAA
- the rplN gene encoding 50S ribosomal protein L14 — translation MVQQESRLSVADNSGAKEVLVIRVLGGTGKRYASVGDKIVVTVKSALSSSNMKKGTVSKAVVVRTKKEVRRKDGTYIRFEDNAAVLLNNNDEPRGTRIFGPVARELREKQFMKIVSLAPEVL, via the coding sequence ATGGTACAGCAAGAATCAAGACTGTCGGTAGCAGACAACAGTGGAGCGAAGGAAGTACTCGTTATTCGTGTACTTGGCGGAACTGGCAAACGCTATGCCTCAGTAGGCGATAAAATCGTCGTAACAGTAAAATCAGCTCTTTCTTCGAGCAATATGAAAAAAGGAACGGTTTCAAAAGCCGTTGTGGTTCGTACCAAAAAAGAAGTACGCCGTAAAGATGGAACCTACATCAGATTTGAAGATAACGCAGCTGTTTTGTTAAACAACAATGACGAGCCACGTGGTACACGTATCTTTGGACCGGTTGCAAGAGAGTTGCGTGAAAAGCAATTCATGAAAATCGTTTCATTGGCACCAGAGGTGTTGTAA
- the rpmD gene encoding 50S ribosomal protein L30, translating into MSKVRITQVKSTIDRPERQKLTIKALGLGKLNRSVEKENSDAIAGMIRKVSHLVKVEEI; encoded by the coding sequence ATGTCAAAAGTACGTATTACCCAAGTTAAAAGCACAATTGATCGTCCTGAGAGACAAAAACTTACCATCAAAGCATTAGGCTTAGGTAAGCTGAACAGATCTGTTGAGAAAGAAAATAGCGATGCCATTGCTGGTATGATCCGCAAGGTGAGCCATTTGGTTAAAGTAGAGGAAATTTAA